A region of the Ranitomeya variabilis isolate aRanVar5 chromosome 5, aRanVar5.hap1, whole genome shotgun sequence genome:
TCTAAAATGGATAAAGAGCGAAGAAGAGCCCAAAGAGATCGGGTTCTGAGAGAGAGGAGAGGAATAAATGAAGAGCAGGTACCATTGTTCGCTTTTGGGCGAAAAGACTCTATACAACCGAACATGGACACTGGTGCGTCAGAAATGGCGACCAAACGTCAAACTGTGGAGAAAATGAGGAAGACCAAAAGACATGAGATCCTTACAAAGAAAAGGAACATGGAGAACATCACGGAGTCTCCCTCTGTAGCCTCCGCTGAGCTTCAGAGGGCCATTATAATCTCTTTGAAAAAAATTGGAGATCTGGTCCCTGAAATACGGAGGAGGAGCAAAGACGCCATCCTCAATAAGCGGAGAAACATCAGCGCAGAGATAGAGCTGGAAGAGGTTCTCCAAGAAACACCAAGACATGTCACATTCTCCAGATCTGAAAGTCTGGAGAAACAAAACCTACAAAGAGTGGCAGCCCAGAAGAGCATTCGGAACAGCAGAGACTGGGTTATACAATGTAGTCTCATCTATGCCAATCCCATTATAAATGGGAATAGTGCAATACGGAGGTCCAGGACATCAGCTGAAAACATCTCCATCCCAGAGAGCAAACAGCTGAGCGATTCCCCACCAAACACATCACTGGATAAAGAGGAACCAGGTAAGATGGAAATTGCTCAGTATAATTAGACTGGGGTGAGGGGGATTACACTCCTAATATTATGTACTGGCCTCAATTATCAAAAGTGCAGAAAAATTGTccttgttgtccatagcaaccaatcgctACGCAGCTTTCATTGTTCTATAGAATGTTAAGAAATGGAATCTGTGCTGTGATTCGTTGCTATCGGGAACAGGAACGTTTTTGTTATTGGACAGTTTTGATAAAAGAGAGCCCAAATATTAGACATTTCCTTCTCATTTACATAATTCTGTTTAaaattgtaatttttgctctggagctatattagttaaccccttcttgACAGGGTAAACTTCGGTTGTTTTTCCTCCCTCCTTTGAATACCCTTAACTTTTCTGCCAATTTAGCCGTATGTGGATTTGTGTTTTTCAGTGGAAAGGGCTGTAGTTTTCCACACTTTTCAATgttctggaaaatggggaaaagttTCAAAATGTGGTAAAATTGTGGAAAATAAGTCATtcagccattgtttttttttttgctttgtttttactgtgttcATTGAGTGGTAAAAACGACCTCCCAAAATGTTTCTCGACGTCAGTTATAACTATGGTAATAATGAACATGCATCGGGTGTTTTTTAATTAAGTGGTGAAAGGAATTAaagaattttatttaaaaaaattggaaCGTGTCCCCATATTGCGAGGCATTGTATCTTTTTGATTTTGATAGCTCGATGGAGCTGAGTAAGGACCTGTTTTTTGTGTCAAGTTGTAGCTTTCATTGATACCTTTCCTGGGTAGACCAGACATTGTCATatctttttattgcaattttttagGTGGATACAGCGCCCTCAAAAAAACACAGTTCTGATGTTTCAATTTTATTTTTCTCGCTTCAGTGTTTACTGTTTGGGTTaattagttatatttttgtatattggaTTTATATGGATGGGGTGATACTAGATATGcaaatttttcttatttttcttattgttATTAATGAGGaggctattttttttaatttgttttcttcagtctccttaggggacttgaacctgtgattttCTGATCGCTTGTAATATATGCTGTGATAGAATTGTATATAGCTAAATGAACGTTCTCATATGAAAATAAGCCAGGCTTATCTTAACAGAAGGAGGAATATGAAAGACATGGGGCTTTCAGCAGGCTCAGGTAGTCATTTCCAACAATTGACCCCCTGCAGTCATGTCCTGGGGGAGGAATAATGGGTGCTGATGTACACAAATCAGCAATGACTTCATTTAAATACCACTGTGAGCATTGAAATGGTTAAATAGCAGTTATCGGAGAACGCTCTGGTAGCTGCAGTTATCGGCAGGTAGCAGCTATGTAATACAGTAGGCATATGCGTGGCATGGTGcatgctcagctcctgagcccgctccatacatttGCTGCACAACATGTCAACCATTTCCATTgtgttcactaaggggttaagaaatctTGTATCATCTCAGCAGATGGAATGGATAAGATGTCCCACCACACATCAGACATGCCGGCACAAGACCTTGGAGATGCCAGTGTACAGATTTCTGCACAAAGAGAACTGGTCCACACAGACCAACCTATGGACCTTAACAGTCTCGAGTTCTGGAAAGATCTTGGAAAAGGAAACTATGGAAAAGTAAGTGTCAATTTATATTTGTCCATGTTTCTCAATGTATCCTGCACAGATACGCAGGAGGGATGTACTTATTCATTACAGAATGTTCATATGTAATGAGTGATACGTGGGATAAACTAGTGACATATTGCATAGTAATAGATGGGAGTTTGATCTGATCTGTTGTGATTTTTCTCCAGGTCAGCTTGGCATCAGATCCGGTCAGTGAAGGACTGCTGGCCATTAAGATCATGGACAAGAGTTCTTGTGAGGATATAATAGATATAATATCTACAGAGGTGGAAGTCCTGAGACTGGCTGCTGGGTGCCCCTACCTAATGTCCATGCGGGCGTTTATGGAGACACCTACGGAGTATGCAATAGCCATGGACTATATGGCCGGAGGAGACCTGTTTCACCACATGGAAGATTCTATGCTGTTTAACACAAAGACAATAAGGTAAATGTCTTAAATACTGAATTAATAATCTGCTGCCCGCACATTGTAATCCTAGAGGAATGGACGATGACAAAAAGAGAAAAGAATGATGGGAAAAGGACACGTGTGTGATCTCCTCATGTTCTCTGTATGATTGTGTATGTAGCCACTAATCCATCCTTTACTTTCTACTCCATAGACTCTTTGCGGCAGAGATGGTGTGCGGACTCCAATTCCTGCATGAACATGGCGTCATACATAGGTAATCATTTCACCTCCATACATCTACCACCTGTGACTATCTGTTGTCTCCTTACATATCTATTGTAGAAAGTTGTTTTCATGAATTATCCTCACAATCAGTGTCTGCTCCTTCTCCCTGCAGTGACCTgaagccagggaacatcctcctccAAGACACCGGACACATCAAAATCTGCGACTTTGGCTTATCAGCCATGAATGTTTCCGAGGGTGACCTAGTGGAGTACATTGTTGGCACTTTAGGTTACATAGCGCCCGAGGTAAGGAACATCTCTATGTGATTGGTGCCGATAGTAGGATTGAGGGATAATCTGATCCCAATGTATCCTGCTCATATCTAATCACAGACTGCTCCTCATAGTCCCTGTGTGTAACTCCCCTTCCCAGTATACTCAGCTTCTCTCCAATCTCATGTTCCCACAGATAATGGACGATGAAGGATACAACCATCTGGCAGACTCCTTTTCCTTTGGCGTCATCCTTTATATGATGAGTGTAGGGGACTGGCCATTTTACAGCAAAGGCACAATGGATGAATACCACCAGTCTCTGCGTGAGCACATCCCTTACTTTCCACCAGGGATGTGCAATAATACCATG
Encoded here:
- the LOC143773633 gene encoding uncharacterized protein LOC143773633 isoform X1 produces the protein MDKERRRAQRDRVLRERRGINEEQVPLFAFGRKDSIQPNMDTGASEMATKRQTVEKMRKTKRHEILTKKRNMENITESPSVASAELQRAIIISLKKIGDLVPEIRRRSKDAILNKRRNISAEIELEEVLQETPRHVTFSRSESLEKQNLQRVAAQKSIRNSRDWVIQCSLIYANPIINGNSAIRRSRTSAENISIPESKQLSDSPPNTSLDKEEPADGMDKMSHHTSDMPAQDLGDASVQISAQRELVHTDQPMDLNSLEFWKDLGKGNYGKVSLASDPVSEGLLAIKIMDKSSCEDIIDIISTEVEVLRLAAGCPYLMSMRAFMETPTEYAIAMDYMAGGDLFHHMEDSMLFNTKTIRLFAAEMVCGLQFLHEHGVIHSDLKPGNILLQDTGHIKICDFGLSAMNVSEGDLVEYIVGTLGYIAPEIMDDEGYNHLADSFSFGVILYMMSVGDWPFYSKGTMDEYHQSLREHIPYFPPGMCNNTMAIINGLLCKTSSARLAITSSMRSHPFFHSIDWSDVECGRSDPPFPYYYQEY
- the LOC143773633 gene encoding uncharacterized protein LOC143773633 isoform X3; translated protein: MDKERRRAQRDRVLRERRGINEEQVPLFAFGRKDSIQPNMDTGASEMATKRQTVEKMRKTKRHEILTKKRNMENITESPSVASAELQRAIIISLKKIGDLVPEIRRRSKDAILNKRRNISAEIELEEVLQETPRHVTFSRSESLEKQNLQRVAAQKSIRNSRDWVIQCSLIYANPIINGNSAIRRSRTSAENISIPESKQLSDSPPNTSLDKEEPADGMDKMSHHTSDMPAQDLGDASVQISAQRELVHTDQPMDLNSLEFWKDLGKGNYGKVSLASDPVSEGLLAIKIMDKSSCEDIIDIISTEVEVLRLAAGCPYLMSMRAFMETPTEYAIAMDYMAGGDLFHHMEDSMLFNTKTIRLFAAEMVCGLQFLHEHGVIHSDLKPGNILLQDTGHIKICDFGLSAMNVSEGDLVEYIVGTLGYIAPEIMDDEGYNHLADSFSFGVILYMMSVGDWPFYSKGTMDEYHQSLREHIPYFPPGMCNNTMAIINGLLCKTSSARLAITSSMRSHPFFHSIDWSDVECGRSDPPFPYYYEY
- the LOC143773633 gene encoding uncharacterized protein LOC143773633 isoform X2, with the translated sequence MDKERRRAQRDRVLRERRGINEEQVPLFAFGRKDSIQPNMDTGASEMATKRQTVEKMRKTKRHEILTKKRNMENITESPSVASAELQRAIIISLKKIGDLVPEIRRRSKDAILNKRRNISAEIELEEVLQETPRHVTFSRSESLEKQNLQRVAAQKSIRNSRDWVIQCSLIYANPIINGNSAIRRSRTSAENISIPESKQLSDSPPNTSLDKEEPDGMDKMSHHTSDMPAQDLGDASVQISAQRELVHTDQPMDLNSLEFWKDLGKGNYGKVSLASDPVSEGLLAIKIMDKSSCEDIIDIISTEVEVLRLAAGCPYLMSMRAFMETPTEYAIAMDYMAGGDLFHHMEDSMLFNTKTIRLFAAEMVCGLQFLHEHGVIHSDLKPGNILLQDTGHIKICDFGLSAMNVSEGDLVEYIVGTLGYIAPEIMDDEGYNHLADSFSFGVILYMMSVGDWPFYSKGTMDEYHQSLREHIPYFPPGMCNNTMAIINGLLCKTSSARLAITSSMRSHPFFHSIDWSDVECGRSDPPFPYYYQEY